ttttttttaataaatacaaTGTCATTATAGTTATTCATTTGTTCACTTCTTTGTTTACCTATTACAAAATATGATACGGACTTACGAAAAATTTTGCGTACGACACTGGTTGAGCTGCCCCTGTGTTCACATTGGAAGAATAATATCATGGCACATTTCTTCTCTATAAATTCAAGGTTAGCATGGTCGAATAAAGCATCCAAAACAAATATCGCATATCCAatctaaagaaacaaaaaaaatgaagatcatcttcctcttgttttctcttgcattagTTCCCTTGTCAGCCTTGGCAACTTGCACCACTGATACTCcgaaccaattattgagggctgTACACGATACAGATGGTTATCCCCTACAAGTAAACACCAGGTACTTCGTATTTTCATCTTGTTGGGGAGCTGGCGGCGGTGGTGTACGGCTTGCTAATATCGGAGATCAAGAAGAAAACGCTTGTCCCACAGCAGTGGTGCAATCCCGCAGTGATCTCGACAAAGGTGAATATGTGAGCATGTCATCTAAAAGTTTACTTTGTTTAAAGGATGCAACACaatttttgattattttgttgtaTTATATTACTATGTCTTAACAGGTATAGCAGTCTACTTCAAACCTAAAGAGCCCAAACATCAGCAGATTGTGGAGTCTTCTTCGTTAAACATCAATTTCTATTTTGATAGTAATAAGTGTGCTAACCTAACAGTGTGGAAGGTAGACAACTACCCTATACCTCGAAAGTACAGCACAATAAGCACAGGTGCAAAGTTGGGAAATCCCCTGGATGTGAATAGCTGGTTTCAAATTAAGCCTCTTGGTGGCTCGACGTATAAGCTAGTGTTCTGTCCCTACGGAGAGGAGTTTACTTGCCAAAATGTAGGCATCACTGAGGAAAATGGATATAGGCGTTTGGTTCTCACAGAGAATGCAAAGGCCTTTGTGTTCATAAAGCATGGCGGATTAGGAAAGGCCGAAGCATGATTATGCATCTGCTTTCTAATAAAACTAAGTTGTGTAAAACATGTATTAATGCAGGCCCTGCATTCGGTGTTTCACTGGATGTAAGAATAAATAATGTAATGCAGCCCTAATAAGTGCCCTATGCATGCTTTATTCCCTGTAATAGATGCATGTTGCACTGATATTTTCCTAATATATCTTCTCTGTTTATTTTTTAACGGTTCGATCTTTGTGTACCttataaaacaaaaattaaaaagtattAGGCTTTTTCAAATGGATGAAAAAATTAAGTGCATTTTCAAAAGGTTTGAAAAACGAACAAGTATTGCACGTCCTAGCACTAGAAAACCAAAGGCTAAGCTCTGGTCATCGAAGGGCACTCTTAGCAAGACTCAATCAATTATGATGAAACATTTGACCCCCGCTGTCATGGTATAATCTATCCGAATACTTTTTATATATGCACCTTTCAAAActtttgcatttttgttttttaCGCTTTTGAATGTAATCATTCCGTTCCAATTTACGTGAACATGTTTGACTGAgtacggaatttaagaaaaatgtgatccagagtatttgtgtgattataaaagtttcacattaagggtaaaattgaaagtttaagctaaattatttccaaatttaaaagtaggtcattctttttggaacagactaaaaaggaaataggttcacataaactggaacggaatGAGTACTAGTTTTAGGGTACGCGCCCGTAATATCTGAATTCTGTCTCAATgagtatatatttatttttaaaaatattaaattataaaataaaagtgttatttcaataattaaaGAAACTATCTTAGAAGTCCTCAACATCAATGATTCAACTTGAAATTTGTTCCAAAGTTTATAATTTCAGAATTTCAGTTTAGCGGACAAGAACCTTGAAAATGTAAATAATCTTGAAGTATACAACTTACAACATATAAGCAAATCTACAAACTTTAAATAAATACAAAATCAAAGTGCAATAataaaccgagaaaaaaaaaagacattaaaaaaaaaaaaaaaaaaaaaggcaagttAGTAAGATAATCTACAATTGAAAGCTCTAATAAACCCACTCATATTTAGCTAAATGTATCAATGATTAAAAAAACATTGTGATACGCTTAAAAGGGCCAGCATCAAgatatgtgaggctaactctctatgtttgggaaagTTAATAATTCTCTCTTAAATTATCTTGTTAATTTTGTACCTTTTGTTGATTTCTGCTCAATATTGATCATAATTATAATAGTGCATTTAAAACTTCTGAAAGTTAAAAGTATATTTGAATAATATTATTAGTGCAAAAGCCtagtatattttaaaaaaatgaactaTCTACCAAGAACTCGTACCTCTTCTTtcttaaatctttttatttttcctttattttattttttatcatttatatagCTTACATGTAAAACTTATACAAAGTTCATTTAAACTTTCTTCAtggttcaaataagaaaaaaaaattataagtaaattttaattaattttaagctctaaaactttaaaaataataattaaataactattaaATGAAGTGTTTCTTATAATATTTAACATAAATTGAAGGACTtcagaatatatatttttgtgtgataaagatcaagtttgaaatgaaaagaaaaggaattagttttaaattttagtcttttatTGTAGGTAAATATTATTTCCTAAATAGTATATTATTGGGTGTAAGAAACTCACGTTTTCttattaattaatatgttatcATTGACAAAGGCTAAAAATTAGGACTTCTTACTTAGttgaataagaaaatatttaaaaaccaaaattttaagtgatttaaatatcttaaatattaggaaagtaacTTAATTTACAATTATGTccaatgtaaaatttattttgaggaggtaaaaaagcaaaaaatatatatatatatatatatatatatatatatatatatatatatatatatatatatatatatatatatatatatatatatatatatatatatatatatatatatatatatatatatatatatatatatatatatatatatatatatatatatatatatatatatatatatatatatatacaacatatTCCCTTGTAATTCAAAATTGAGTATTTTCTTAGTCTTATTTTTTTGGTGAAGAGCAAAAAATTATTAATCTCCACGAACAGGTGCAATATTCTCAGCTACTTACAATCTTCCTTTCCTATTAGTTCCCTTCTCTCTTTCCTATTTTATGCTTCATATATAACTTTGCATTTGTTTCTTATATCTATAATATGTAAACTATGAACTCTCTAATTCAAACTAAACTAAGTGTGTTGCTCAGCCATTCCCTTTCTTTGCTGCCCTGCTTCATGTTGAGGAAtattctttcccgcattttacACTCTTGCTTTATCTGTTCAATCACAAATTCAGGTCATGGTAATTTGGATTCACAGTAAGCCAAGTTTCTTGCTTTCCAAATACGATAGACCAGTGTTGTCATAGTTGCAATGACAAAAGCCCTGCAGCTTCTACCTTTAGTGCTCCTTGTTAACCTCCTCCATatcccatttatgttcatttgtTGCACTCCATTCTGTGTCCACCTCAGTATACCTTGTAGGTAAATCTGGGAGAATGCACATTCAAAAAACAGATGTTCTATGGTCTCTATGTTGTTACCACACATTACACACTTGTCATCTTGATTAATGCCCAATCTATATAGTCTATCTTTTGTTAGTAATTGTTTATGCATCACCAACCAGCAGATAAAATTGTGTTTTGTCACATTTCCTCTGCTCCATATCCATCTCCACCATGGCCACTTCTCCTGCTCCCCCATTCTCCATTTGTAACCACTGCTCACTGTATATTTGCCTTGGGCTTTTATCCAAGAATTTATCACAAAACCATGTGTAAATGTATCTCTTGTAATGCATACCCTTATCCAGTACCAAAAACAATCAAGTGGTGGGGCGTATTGCCACCAAACAACATCTTTAGGTAGATATTATTAATCCATTTGACCCACTTATTGTTAGCTTTTTGGGCAATGTTCCAAACAGATTTTGCTATAGCAACTTCATTCTATCTCTGGCACTCTGTTATTCCCAGGCCTCCTTATTTATTTGGCCTGCATACCAGGTCCCAAGCCACAAGTAAGGGTCTGCTTGAAACCAATTTGACATCACATAGGAAGTTTTTACATATTGCAGAGATACCTTTGAACACTGACTTTGGTAGAATAAAAATGGAAGCCCAGTAGCTGTGAACATGGAGTAGGACTGAGTTAATTAGCATCACTCTCCCAGCATAGGAGAGATGTCTAGTACCCCAGCTTCTTACTCTTACTGTAAGTCTCTCAATCTGAATTTCACAATCCATTTTAGATAGTTTTCTAGCTAAAATTAGTACTCCAAGATATCTGAAAGACAGGGTGCCTTTTGCATAGCCAGTCAGCTCTAGTAAATCTGCCTCACATTGAGGTTGCATGCTCATACTGAAGATATTTGATTTTGCTGAATTTGTTCATAATCCAGAAGCATTGGAGAATGTCTTTAGTCCCCTCAGCGTAAGGAAAACAAATTGGAAGTCCTCTCTACTAAATAATAACACATCGTCTTCAAAGCATAGATGGTTCAACCTAAGACTTTTGCACTTTTTATGAAACCCAAACTCTTGATGTTTTGCCACTTAATTTATTATTCTTGTAAAATACTACATGCACATAACAAATAGAAGAGGAGAGATAGGGTCCCCTTGCCTTAGCCCTCTTCTACATACAACTCCCCATTGATTGTAATACAGTATTTGGCAGTAGTGATACAATTCATAATCCATTGGATGAAATTTTATGGGAAATCCAGTGCATGCAACATCTCTTCCACGAACTCCCATTCAATAGtatcatatatttttttcaaGTCAATCTTTATCAGGCAGTTGCTGGTAGTGTGCTTTCTATTATACAGCCTAACCAAATCCTGGCAGATAAGTACATATTGAGAAATATACCTCCATGCTAGAAATGCACTCTGATTAATTGAGATAATTTTTGGCAGTACCTTCTTCAATCTATTAGATAGCATTTTTTAGACTATCTTGTATATGGTATTGCAACATGCTATAGGTCTATAATCACCAAATATTTCAGCATGATCCTTCTTAGGTACTTGAGTAAGTATAGTTGCATTCCATATCTTTAAACTTTTACCAGATCTGAAGAATTCCATCACACCAGCTAAAAGTTCATCTTTAATGATATCCCAACAGTCTTTAAAGAATTGTCTACTATAGTCATCTGATCCTAGGGCTTTTTCTCCTTCTATCTCCCATAGAGTTGTTTTCGTCTCTTGTTTAGTGAATTTTTCTACAAGCATCTTTCTATGCTCCCCCGATACCACAGGACCTTCCTTCACAGTTGAGTTGCAAACTCTGGTTCTGTTAGTGCTTGAGGATCCCAGTAAAGCTGTGTAGAATTCAAAAAAGCTTTGTGCTATCCCTAGTAAGTCATTAATGATATCCCCATTATTGTTTCTGATTGTGAATATCCTGTTGGTATTTCTCGTGGCTTTAAGAATACTATGAAAAACCTTAGTATTTAGAGCTCCATAGTTTAGCCATTGAATCTTACACTTATGTCTGAAGTATTGGTCTCTGGCCAGCTTTCATTTTTGATAATCTTTAGTTAATCTCATTTCATGCTCTATTAGTTGTAGATTCCTGGGATCCTTATGCAATTTACTTTGACATTCATACATCTCCTCCTTGATCTTTTCTGTATTGATTTCCACATCACtgaagtttgttttattaattttcctAAGGGTGGATTTGAGCTTGTTCAATTTTCTCACCAAACCAAATATTTTTGAACCAGTTATATCTCTTTCCCAACTGAGTTTAACTATCTGCTGAAAGTTTCATGCCTGACTCCATATGTTAAAGTATTTAAATTTGTATTGGTTAGGTTGCTGCCCATTTTTCCAATTTATTATTACTAGACAATGATCCATTAACCCTTCATTTCCAAAGTGTGCTTCAGAGCTTAGTAGGATGGTAATCCAGTCACTATTGactatgtgatgacccaaaaggtcatcttatattttagaactcgattttGCGCTATTAAGCCGTAAAAATCTCATTTTGACCCTTCTCGATTTACGTGTGCATTCTGGAcgtgtttccgaaaagcttttatgttgaaaatttataaaaataagaatttttgccttaaaagttaattttaattCTCTACGGTCAACACTTTTGGTAAACGGGCCAGGATCtgtgttttgatggtcccggtgggtctgtatcgaattatggggcctgggcgtatgcccagaatcgaattcggaggttcctagctcaagttatgattttttttatgaaaaattaattatttttaagaattgattaatgtttggcattgttagtaccgggtccgtattttggtttcggagcccgtacaggtttattatgatatttaagacttgtctgtgaaatttgatgagaaatggaattgatttgacgtgattcggacgcctAGTTGAGaatatagaaattttaaagtgttcttgagaatttcatttgatttggtgctaaactcatagttttaggtgttattttggctatttgatcgGGTGAGCAAATTCGTATGATTTTTGTAGACTtgtgttcatgtttggtttggagccccgagggctcgaatgagtttcggaTAAGCCAAGAGATGTTTTAGACTTggaaaaatctggtattttgctacAACATGTGTACTAGAatgtccttcttcgcattcgcataggTACTcccgtgaacgcgaagagtaaattgaTAAGGccggaattttcttcttcgcgaacgcgaagcgataggggcattactcttcgcgaacacgtcaagcctatcgcgaacgcgtagtgttaggcactggggggGGGGCAGACTTTCTTCACGAGCGATGTCTCTTGAACGCGATGCACattgtcgcccagcacttaacaaaatccaaaaatgggaattggccatttatttcattttctcaaaaaccaaacggactagaggcgattttcaagagttattttcttctcaaattgttggtaagtgattctaaactattttctttcaaaaacgggaattggccatttatttcattttatgaattatcaacctaaaatctagagttttcatgttAAAATTAGGGGTTTGGGTTGAAACTAGAGATTTcaaaaaatttggggatttagacctcaatttgaggtcggattccaaaaccaattatatatctgggctcggaggtgaatgagtaaatgaattttggtccgaacctcgaattttgaccaagcgggcccgaggtcgatttttaaccttttggaggcaaatttgggaaatttaatttat
This DNA window, taken from Nicotiana tabacum cultivar K326 chromosome 15, ASM71507v2, whole genome shotgun sequence, encodes the following:
- the LOC107794466 gene encoding kunitz-type serine protease inhibitor DrTI-like, translated to MKIIFLLFSLALVPLSALATCTTDTPNQLLRAVHDTDGYPLQVNTRYFVFSSCWGAGGGGVRLANIGDQEENACPTAVVQSRSDLDKGIAVYFKPKEPKHQQIVESSSLNINFYFDSNKCANLTVWKVDNYPIPRKYSTISTGAKLGNPLDVNSWFQIKPLGGSTYKLVFCPYGEEFTCQNVGITEENGYRRLVLTENAKAFVFIKHGGLGKAEA